In Prunus dulcis chromosome 2, ALMONDv2, whole genome shotgun sequence, a single genomic region encodes these proteins:
- the LOC117620104 gene encoding actin-related protein 5 isoform X1: MPFISQIQRQSDYRLFPSSTPIVIDNGASYFRIGWAGETEPRVIFRNIVQRPRHKATGETVTIVGDHDPTLLKYFDCTRSGPRSAFDSNVVFQFEIMEYILDFGFDRLGANGSQIDHPILITECVCNPFQSRSKMAELLFETYGVPSIAYGVDAAFSYKYNQQHGVCDKDGLAICPGFTTTHVIPFIDGEPMYQGSCRTNIGGYHITDYMKQLLSLKYPHHMARFSWEKVEDLKMEHCYIAPDYVSEARLFQKGTKEAEDKTRLWQLPWVPPPTEEPPSEEEIARKAAIKEKQGQRLREMAEAKRSSRINELENESHGLEFLLQQLEQVEEHDIPSFLSATGYVSKQEVESALLKVRQSLLKAKGEPKAEQAELEEKTDPAGGERFPLLNIPDNMLTPEQVKEKKRQLFLKTTSEGRQRAKQKRYEEELERERRNQQDEQKRLENPELYLEQLHAKYKDLSEKVEQRKRLKTNGGHTNGNSFSGSVGRGERLNAAQRERMRLLTTAAFDRGKGEDTFGARDEDWQLYKLMSKDNDDDDEAPDEHEAELARLTSRLQEVDPTFVPKTDTTNPQSVEAPRFRPLTQEDFQIFFGVERFRCPEILFNPNWIGIDQAGLDEMAGVSIRRLPTKGQELEERLTSSVFLTGGSSLFPGMSERLEAGIRMIRPCGSPIRIVKALDPILDAWRGASAYAAAAHFPTQTFTKEDYYEKGEDCVRRYQFRYYTL, from the exons ATGCCTTTCATTTCACAAATTCAACGGCAGTCTGATTACAGGCTCTTCCCTTCTTCTACTCCCATCGTCATTGACAATGGCGCCTCCTATTTTCGCATCGG atgGGCGGGAGAAACTGAGCCTCGTGTTATCTTCCGCAACATTGTTCAGAGACCACGCCACAAAGCCACTG GTGAAACTGTGACCATAGTTGGAGACCATGATCCTACACTGTTGAAATACTTTGATTGCACACGCTCCGGACCTCGCTCAGCTTTTGACAGCAATGTTGTTTTCCAGTTTGAAATTATGGAATAT ATTCTTGACTTTGGCTTTGATCGGTTGGGCGCAAATGGATCACAG ATTGATCATCCGATCCTGATTACTGAATGTGTATGCAACCCATTTCAGTCTCGTAGTAAAATGGCTGAACTTTTATTTGAGACATATGGAGTTCCATCGATAG CATATGGCGTTGATGCTGCATTCAGCTATAAGTATAATCAGCAGCATGGGGTTTGTGATAAAGATGGTCTTGCTATCTGTCCTGGATTTACCACTACTCATGTTATTCCG TTTATTGACGGCGAACCTATGTATCAAGGAAGCTGCCGAACTAACATCGGCGGGTACCACATCACAGATTATATGAAGCAGCTTCTTTCACTCAAATACCCTCATCACAT GGCTAGGTTTTCGTGGGAGAAAGTCGAAGACCTGAAGATGGAGCACTGTTACATTGCCCCAGATTATGTGTCGGAAGCTCGGTTATTTCAG AAAGGGACCAAGGAAGCTGAAGATAAAACAAGGTTGTGGCAGCTCCCATGGGTTCCACCACCTACTGAGGAGCCCCCTTCTGAAGAAGAGATTGCAAGAAAGGCAGCCATAAAAGAGAAACAAGGTCAACGATTGCGAGAAATGGCTGAGGCGAAGAGATCTTCTAGGATAAATGAACTAGAGAATGAATCACATGGTTTGGAATTTCTTCTGCAGCAGCTTGAACAGGTGGAAGAGCATGATATACCATCTTTCTTGTCGGCCACTGGCTATGTCTCCAAGCAGGAAGTAGAATCTGCCCTTCTGAAGGTGAGACAATCTTTACTGAAAGCAAAAGGTGAACCAAAGGCTGAACAAGCTGAGCTTGAGGAGAAGACAGATCCTGCAGGAGGCGAAAGGTTCCCTCTTTTAAATATCCCTGACAACATGCTTACCCCTGAGCAG GTCAAGGAGAAAAAGAGACAGTTGTTTCTCAAAACCACATCTGAAGGTCGGCAGCGAGCTAAACAGAAACGTTATGAAGAAGAATTAGAGCGGGAAAGGAGAAATCAACAAGATGAGCAAAAACGTTT AGAAAACCCAGAGCTTTATTTAGAGCAGTTGCATGCTAAATATAAAGATCTTTCTGAGAAAGTTGAACAGCGAAAACGACTTAAGACAAATGGGGGACATACAAATGGAAATAGTTTTTCTGGAAGTGTTGGGCGTGGTGAGAGATTAAATGCTGCACAGAGGGAAAGGATGCGCCTTTTGACAACAGCAGCCTTTGATCGTGGCAAGGGTGAGGATACTTTTGGTGCGAGAGATGAAGATTGGCAACTATACAAACTCATGAGCAAAGATaacgatgatgatgatgaggcaCCAGATGAGCATGAAGCAGAGCTGGCGCGTCTCACTTCTAGGCTTCAG GAAGTAGACCCGACATTTGTTCCCAAAACGGATACCACAAACCCTCAATCCGTTGAAGCACCGCGGTTTCGTCCGCTCACCCAGGAAGATTTTCAAATCTTTTTTGGCGTTGAAAGGTTTCGATGCcctgaaattttatttaatccCAACTGGATTGGGATAGATCAGGCAGGCTTAGATGAGATGGCCGGGGTGTCGATAAGGAGGCTGCCAACGAAGGGCCAAGAGCTGGAGGAGAGGCTAACCAGTTCAGTCTTTCTGACTGGTGGTAGTAGTCTGTTTCCTGGTATGAGTGAGCGCTTGGAGGCTGGAATCCGGATGATTAGGCCGTGTGGTTCACCCATAAGGATAGTCAAAGCATTGGATCCAATTCTAGATGCATGGCGTGGAGCTTCTGCTTACGCTGCCGCCGCCCATTTCCCAACACAAACTTTCACTAAGGAAGATTATTATGAGAAGGGTGAAGACTGTGTTCGCAGATACCAATTTCGATATTACACATTGTGA
- the LOC117620104 gene encoding actin-related protein 5 isoform X2 has translation MAELLFETYGVPSIAYGVDAAFSYKYNQQHGVCDKDGLAICPGFTTTHVIPFIDGEPMYQGSCRTNIGGYHITDYMKQLLSLKYPHHMARFSWEKVEDLKMEHCYIAPDYVSEARLFQKGTKEAEDKTRLWQLPWVPPPTEEPPSEEEIARKAAIKEKQGQRLREMAEAKRSSRINELENESHGLEFLLQQLEQVEEHDIPSFLSATGYVSKQEVESALLKVRQSLLKAKGEPKAEQAELEEKTDPAGGERFPLLNIPDNMLTPEQVKEKKRQLFLKTTSEGRQRAKQKRYEEELERERRNQQDEQKRLENPELYLEQLHAKYKDLSEKVEQRKRLKTNGGHTNGNSFSGSVGRGERLNAAQRERMRLLTTAAFDRGKGEDTFGARDEDWQLYKLMSKDNDDDDEAPDEHEAELARLTSRLQEVDPTFVPKTDTTNPQSVEAPRFRPLTQEDFQIFFGVERFRCPEILFNPNWIGIDQAGLDEMAGVSIRRLPTKGQELEERLTSSVFLTGGSSLFPGMSERLEAGIRMIRPCGSPIRIVKALDPILDAWRGASAYAAAAHFPTQTFTKEDYYEKGEDCVRRYQFRYYTL, from the exons ATGGCTGAACTTTTATTTGAGACATATGGAGTTCCATCGATAG CATATGGCGTTGATGCTGCATTCAGCTATAAGTATAATCAGCAGCATGGGGTTTGTGATAAAGATGGTCTTGCTATCTGTCCTGGATTTACCACTACTCATGTTATTCCG TTTATTGACGGCGAACCTATGTATCAAGGAAGCTGCCGAACTAACATCGGCGGGTACCACATCACAGATTATATGAAGCAGCTTCTTTCACTCAAATACCCTCATCACAT GGCTAGGTTTTCGTGGGAGAAAGTCGAAGACCTGAAGATGGAGCACTGTTACATTGCCCCAGATTATGTGTCGGAAGCTCGGTTATTTCAG AAAGGGACCAAGGAAGCTGAAGATAAAACAAGGTTGTGGCAGCTCCCATGGGTTCCACCACCTACTGAGGAGCCCCCTTCTGAAGAAGAGATTGCAAGAAAGGCAGCCATAAAAGAGAAACAAGGTCAACGATTGCGAGAAATGGCTGAGGCGAAGAGATCTTCTAGGATAAATGAACTAGAGAATGAATCACATGGTTTGGAATTTCTTCTGCAGCAGCTTGAACAGGTGGAAGAGCATGATATACCATCTTTCTTGTCGGCCACTGGCTATGTCTCCAAGCAGGAAGTAGAATCTGCCCTTCTGAAGGTGAGACAATCTTTACTGAAAGCAAAAGGTGAACCAAAGGCTGAACAAGCTGAGCTTGAGGAGAAGACAGATCCTGCAGGAGGCGAAAGGTTCCCTCTTTTAAATATCCCTGACAACATGCTTACCCCTGAGCAG GTCAAGGAGAAAAAGAGACAGTTGTTTCTCAAAACCACATCTGAAGGTCGGCAGCGAGCTAAACAGAAACGTTATGAAGAAGAATTAGAGCGGGAAAGGAGAAATCAACAAGATGAGCAAAAACGTTT AGAAAACCCAGAGCTTTATTTAGAGCAGTTGCATGCTAAATATAAAGATCTTTCTGAGAAAGTTGAACAGCGAAAACGACTTAAGACAAATGGGGGACATACAAATGGAAATAGTTTTTCTGGAAGTGTTGGGCGTGGTGAGAGATTAAATGCTGCACAGAGGGAAAGGATGCGCCTTTTGACAACAGCAGCCTTTGATCGTGGCAAGGGTGAGGATACTTTTGGTGCGAGAGATGAAGATTGGCAACTATACAAACTCATGAGCAAAGATaacgatgatgatgatgaggcaCCAGATGAGCATGAAGCAGAGCTGGCGCGTCTCACTTCTAGGCTTCAG GAAGTAGACCCGACATTTGTTCCCAAAACGGATACCACAAACCCTCAATCCGTTGAAGCACCGCGGTTTCGTCCGCTCACCCAGGAAGATTTTCAAATCTTTTTTGGCGTTGAAAGGTTTCGATGCcctgaaattttatttaatccCAACTGGATTGGGATAGATCAGGCAGGCTTAGATGAGATGGCCGGGGTGTCGATAAGGAGGCTGCCAACGAAGGGCCAAGAGCTGGAGGAGAGGCTAACCAGTTCAGTCTTTCTGACTGGTGGTAGTAGTCTGTTTCCTGGTATGAGTGAGCGCTTGGAGGCTGGAATCCGGATGATTAGGCCGTGTGGTTCACCCATAAGGATAGTCAAAGCATTGGATCCAATTCTAGATGCATGGCGTGGAGCTTCTGCTTACGCTGCCGCCGCCCATTTCCCAACACAAACTTTCACTAAGGAAGATTATTATGAGAAGGGTGAAGACTGTGTTCGCAGATACCAATTTCGATATTACACATTGTGA